The Parabacteroides timonensis sequence ATCTGTTCTACGAAACAATTCCGGTAAAGACCAATCTGGAGTATATTATAAATGGAGCGCGTCCCATCTATACCCAATCGCCTGCATTGGTTAGTTGGAATCTGACATGGGAAGAATCTCGTACACTGAACATCGGTGCCGATATGTCATTCCTGGACAACCGTCTTAGCGGTACATTCGAATGGTACTCACGCGAAACAGTCAATATGTTCGGTCCGAGCGAAGCACTCCCTGCCGTATTAGGTAAAGATGCTCCGAAAAAGAACAATGCTTCTTTGCGAACGAATGGCATTGAAGTGAGTTTAACCTGGAAACAACGGGTAAATAATGATTTCAGTTACTCTGTTACCGGAACTTTATCTGATAACCAGACTGAGGTTACAAAATATAATAATCCGACACAGATTATCTCTGATAAGACATACTTTAAAGGACAAAAGCTCGGTGATATCTGGGGATACGAAACCGATCGTTTCTTTACCAGTGAAGATGACGTTAAGAATTCACCGGATCAATCGGCTATCCATGCTAAATGGAATCCGGGAGATATTAAATATAAAGATCTGAATAATGATGGTAAAATTGATTGGGGAGATAACACCGCTTCTAATCCGGGTGATAAAAAGGTAATCGGTAACAATACTCCACGTTTCTTGTATGGACTGACATTTGCCGGTCAATATAAAGATTTTGACTTCAGTGTCTTCTTCCAGGGAGTTGGAAAGCGGGATGTTTTTATCGGCTCTATGACTTATTTTGGTTTCCAGGGTAATAAGTATTTTGATAATGTTCATGAACATAATATGAATTACTGGACGGAAGACAATACCAATGCTTTCTTTGCCCGTCCGTATGCAACCGGTGAAGTGAGCAAAAATCAGCAGACACAATCCCGTTTCATTCAGAACGGTGCTTATTTACGCTTAAAGAATCTGCAGCTTGGATATACGTTGCCGAAAACGTTGTTGCAAGGGGTAGGTATTGAAAAACTCCGCTTTTATTTCAGTGGTGAAAACTTGCTTACTTTCTCGAAATTAATCGATGGCATTGATCCGGAAGGTACAGTTGGTAGCTGGGGGGATGGAAAATCCTATCCGATGTCTTTGGTTTGTTCATTTGGTGTAAATCTAACTTTTTAATTCTATAGACGTATGAAAAAGAAATTATATATATGCGCTTCAATCCTTGCATCTTTTTTGATCAGTTGCGATTCATTCCTGGAGAGAGAACCGTTAGATAAGATCAGTAAAGAAGTTTATTTCAAGACCTCAAAAGACTTGGAGTTGTATGTGAATCAGTTTTACACGAAATTTCCGGGCTTTGGAGGTTTTGGTATCGGGTATTTTGGAGACGACCGTAATAGTGACAATATGGTACATGAAGACTATGATGTCCGTTTGGCCGGTTACAAAACGGTATCAGGAAACGCCAGTGATGCCGGCTGGAAATGGGAAGATATTCGCTCTGTAAACTATATGTTGGCAAATTTGGGAAATCTGGAAAGTTCATTCGATGAGAGTAAACCTTATATCGGTGAAGCCTATTTCTTCCGTTCTTATTTATACTATTCTCTTTTGCAGAATTTTGGAGATCTGCCCTGGGTAAATCAACCTTATGATACAGAATCTGAAGATTTATATAATCCACGTGTGTCTCGTAACATCATTGTCGACTCTATGTTGGTAGATTTGGATAAAGCTATCGAGTATATGCCAGAGAAAGCAAATGTTGTTGATGGACGTTTGTCAAAGGAAGCTGCCTTATTATTCAAGTCACGTGTAGCATTATTTGAAGGTTCTTGGGAAAAATATCACAATGGAACAGATTTTGGTGTAAAGAATGCTGATTATAACAAGTACTTCCATATTGCAGCAGACGCTGCTAAGCAACTTATGGATATGAATAAGTACGCATTATTTACCACAGGTGATCCAAATACAGCTTATTATCAGTTATTCAACAAAACGGACTTTAAAGACAATACTGAAGTAATTTTGGCAAGAACCTATTCGTTGGTATTGGGTTTGACACATAGGGCACAAAACTATCTTCTTTACAGAGGATCACGAACGGGGCTTAGTAAGGAATTAGTGGATGACTATCTTTGTCTGGATGGTAAACCAACTGCTTCTCATCCTGAATATTCTGATAAAAATCTGCTGAGTGTAGTGAAAGATCGTGATCCTCGTTTGGCTCAGACCATGTGGATCCCGGGTGATCTTCGTGTCGGCATAGGGGAAAGGCCTTTGTATTTTGAAAAACCTTTTATTGATTTGACGGGAGAAAATAACTGTTCAACCGGCTATCAGTTAAAGAAAGGTTCAGATCCTTATTGTGTAGATACAGAGAATGCAGAAACGGGTTCTATCGTGTTCCGGTATGCCGAAGCTCTGCTGAACTATGCTGAGGCTAGAGCTGAATTAGGTGAACTTACTCAGGATGATGTAGACAAAACTATTAATCAACTTCGGCAGCGTGTAGGTGTGGCGGATTTGAAATTGAATGCTATCACTAATGACCCGAACTGGAAGTTCCCGGCAATCTCACCGATACTTAACGAAATACGCAGAGAGAGACGTGTTGAATTTGCTTGCGAAGGCTATCGGCTTCCGGATTTGATGCGTTGGAGAGCACATGAAGTGTTTGGTAATAAACGTCTGAAAGGTTTTTATTTCAATCAGTCGGAATTTCCGGGAATGGAACCAGGTAAGGATATTCTGTTAGATAAAGATGGATATGTTGATCCCTATCAGGTTTCTTTGCCGGAGGGCTATAAGTTCAACCCTAACCGGGATTATCTGTTGCCACTGCCAACCACTGAACTTGTTTTAAATACGAATTTGAAACAGAATCCAGGCTGGAAATAGAAATTGTTTATTTTTTAGCCAAATGAAATAAAGGGTGTGTCAGTCAATTTTGATGCACCCTCTATTTTTAAACTATGAGATTATACCAAAGGACCTCAATTAATTATATAATAATAAATAGAATGAAACATATTTTAGTGAGTTTATTGACTGCCTGTAGCATGTCTGTAGCTGCGGCCCCATATACGGGACGAGTCTTTTTAGATAAAAACGGGAATCATACTTATGACAAAGGGGAAAAGGTCATTGCCGGTGTCTCTGTCTCCGACGGACTGAACGTGGTGCAGACGGACAAGGATGGGGTATTTCATCTGCCCGGCCATATCGACGAACGTTTTATTTTCATCACTATTCCGAGTGGTTACAGGGCGGAAACGTTTTACCAGCGGATTACAAACGAACAGACCGCCTATGATTTTGAATTACAGCCGGCAAATCCGAAAAGTGTGAAGCCTGATGGCAACCACCGTTTTATTCATATTTCAGACACACATATGTACGAATCGTACCGGACGGCTGCAGATGGTTATGCAGCCAGCTCGAAGTATCTGCGGAACTATGTCGAAAACGAAAATATCGCATTTGTTATCCATACAGGTGACATTGCACGGGAGGGTTTCGCCTCTTATAAGGAATTTTTGAATAATGAGAATATGCCTTCTTCGCAAGTCTTCTATTGTGTAGGTAATCATGACCTGGGTGAAGGTAAGTATGGAGAAGAATCTTTTGAGAATTATTTCGGACCAGCCTATTATTCTTTTGAAGTTGGTAACATTCACTATATTGTGACTCCGATGGCACACGGAGACGGCAAGCCAAGTTATACGAATGAAAGTATCGGCCGCTGGCTGAAGAATGACCTGAAATTTGTCGCTCAGGAGAAGCCGGTTATTGCGTTTAATCATAGCGTGATGAGTGCTGACGGCCATTTCCGCTTTGGGAGTGAAAAGGAGGGGTATATTGATCTGGCAGACTATAATTTGAAAGCTTGGATTTATGGGCATTGGCATCATGATCGCATGTACAGCTACGACGGTTCGGACGTGCAGATGATCTGTTCACCGGGATCTGTACGTGGCTCGTACGACCATTCACCTTCGTCGTTCCGCGTATTGACCTGCGGGGCACAGGGTGAACTTTCTTCCGAGATTCGTTATCCTTATATCGACAAGGCAGTCACAATCGCTTCTATCGATAATGGACGGTCGGCCGTTACACCGGAAGGTAAAGTGCCATTATCCGTCAATGCCTATTCGTCCGTTTCGCCGACACGAAAAGTGACGTATAGCTGTTTTAGCGGTGGAAAAGAGTACAAAGGAAATGTGTTGAAACAGCGGACTGATTTCAACTGGAGTACGGATATGGTATTGCCTCCCACGCTTGACGGGCAGATTGTGACTGTCAAAGTTGAAGCTCTGTTTACCAATGGCGAGGTGGCCGGGGAGAGCGCTTCATTTCGTTATCGAAGTGCTCCGGATATTCAGGTAAAGACCGGAGACGACTGGACAAATCTGTTGCAGACACCGGCTCATGTGCCGGACATTAAAGATACATTGCACCTGCCTTTGCAACTGGCGTGGGTACAAAATATCGGTGCCAATATATATTTTACCTCTCCTTTGGTTTACCAAGGTAACGTGTATGCTGCTTCGTTGGATGACAACGGACTGGGGAAGGCTTCAGTGCTTTGCATGGAGTCCGGAACAGGAAAGATACGTTGGCAGTATCCTTTGCATCATTCCGTACGTAGCAGTATTGCGGCAGAGGATGGTTGCATTTTTGCGCAGGATGTTAACGGATGGTTGTATGCTATCGATGCCGTAACAGGCAAATTGGCCTGGGAGAAAGATTTGAAAATGAATAAGCAGGTTCCACTGGATGATGGTTTGGTTGCAACTAATGGAGTTGTCTACG is a genomic window containing:
- a CDS encoding RagB/SusD family nutrient uptake outer membrane protein produces the protein MKKKLYICASILASFLISCDSFLEREPLDKISKEVYFKTSKDLELYVNQFYTKFPGFGGFGIGYFGDDRNSDNMVHEDYDVRLAGYKTVSGNASDAGWKWEDIRSVNYMLANLGNLESSFDESKPYIGEAYFFRSYLYYSLLQNFGDLPWVNQPYDTESEDLYNPRVSRNIIVDSMLVDLDKAIEYMPEKANVVDGRLSKEAALLFKSRVALFEGSWEKYHNGTDFGVKNADYNKYFHIAADAAKQLMDMNKYALFTTGDPNTAYYQLFNKTDFKDNTEVILARTYSLVLGLTHRAQNYLLYRGSRTGLSKELVDDYLCLDGKPTASHPEYSDKNLLSVVKDRDPRLAQTMWIPGDLRVGIGERPLYFEKPFIDLTGENNCSTGYQLKKGSDPYCVDTENAETGSIVFRYAEALLNYAEARAELGELTQDDVDKTINQLRQRVGVADLKLNAITNDPNWKFPAISPILNEIRRERRVEFACEGYRLPDLMRWRAHEVFGNKRLKGFYFNQSEFPGMEPGKDILLDKDGYVDPYQVSLPEGYKFNPNRDYLLPLPTTELVLNTNLKQNPGWK
- a CDS encoding outer membrane protein assembly factor BamB family protein yields the protein MKHILVSLLTACSMSVAAAPYTGRVFLDKNGNHTYDKGEKVIAGVSVSDGLNVVQTDKDGVFHLPGHIDERFIFITIPSGYRAETFYQRITNEQTAYDFELQPANPKSVKPDGNHRFIHISDTHMYESYRTAADGYAASSKYLRNYVENENIAFVIHTGDIAREGFASYKEFLNNENMPSSQVFYCVGNHDLGEGKYGEESFENYFGPAYYSFEVGNIHYIVTPMAHGDGKPSYTNESIGRWLKNDLKFVAQEKPVIAFNHSVMSADGHFRFGSEKEGYIDLADYNLKAWIYGHWHHDRMYSYDGSDVQMICSPGSVRGSYDHSPSSFRVLTCGAQGELSSEIRYPYIDKAVTIASIDNGRSAVTPEGKVPLSVNAYSSVSPTRKVTYSCFSGGKEYKGNVLKQRTDFNWSTDMVLPPTLDGQIVTVKVEALFTNGEVAGESASFRYRSAPDIQVKTGDDWTNLLQTPAHVPDIKDTLHLPLQLAWVQNIGANIYFTSPLVYQGNVYAASLDDNGLGKASVLCMESGTGKIRWQYPLHHSVRSSIAAEDGCIFAQDVNGWLYAIDAVTGKLAWEKDLKMNKQVPLDDGLVATNGVVYAGTGYSLCAFRAKTGELIWQNKDWDTGHGTVATLTVHDGILVGHAFWEATYANDARTGRKLWSKGFGFGSSMAMHSGLLYCLSDRSLSVREAKTGRMIVQKKYDFELKNLSTPLVTDCEIIFGTAENGVVAVDASTLEVKWRFRTGRAMIYTVPTLGDPASPVETSPVLSGNIVYVGASDGYLYALDRQTGQLLWKHAMGAPVLGTVAVSGNALFAVDFSGNIYGFVSQSLY